The following coding sequences are from one Streptomyces sp. TLI_235 window:
- a CDS encoding microsomal dipeptidase-like Zn-dependent dipeptidase, with translation MPDDDHGAPTPYAPPAPGAVTVYRGATLFDGTDRPPRPGTAIVVDGERIRHVVPEADLPALLPDGAETVDLDGRFVTPGLIDSHQHLATPPDRPRAEAVLRRLVHSGVTAIRDMADDVRQVGDLARATLVGEIPGPDIHYAALMAGPGFFEDIRTHQVTRGASAGQVPWMQAVTPGTELRIAVALARGTHASAIKVYADLDAATVAAITAEAHRQGIPVWAHAAVFPATPREVVEAGVDAVSHVTLLAHQGAPRPLTTYRDKPPVDHARFAAGDDPELAGLFALMRRAGTVLDATAALWASGEMTGSGDPEAVERARRTSDLAAVLTAQAHRAGVALATGTDYETHWTTPSPPCSRNSPSSSTAADSPRSGPALRHRRRRPQRRRPRPARHRRTRQARRPRRLRRGPAPGHQAPAHRPPDRQARPPPRPRRLRGRLMTDPRHPLIVNALGQLDNPNAPQSAEAAAELNPSSNRLTVDARALADAHASGLTAVNITLGYTMGDLPPYEHTLEELDTWDAIVRANSADLLHVRTAADIHRAAREQKIGIVYGFQNAVAVGDDPGRVKTFADRGVRVVQLTYNQANRLGDGSMAPGNRGLTPLGHRIVEALNDSRLMVDLSHSGEQTCLDAARASRQPVSINHTGCRALVDLPRNKTDEELRLVADRGGFVGIYFMPFLNSTGHATAADVVEHIHHAVTICGEDAVGIGTDGTVTPIDDLDAYRATLAHHVELRRASGVGAAGERADTLPFVEDLRGVDQFRDLARLLEQRGYRSERIEKILGRNFTAYAERIWGPAA, from the coding sequence ATGCCGGACGACGACCACGGCGCACCCACCCCGTACGCACCACCCGCGCCCGGTGCCGTCACCGTCTACCGCGGGGCCACCCTCTTCGACGGCACGGATCGCCCGCCCCGCCCCGGCACGGCGATCGTGGTCGACGGCGAGCGCATCCGGCACGTCGTCCCCGAGGCCGACCTCCCCGCCCTCCTCCCGGACGGCGCCGAGACCGTCGACCTCGACGGACGGTTCGTCACCCCCGGCCTGATCGACTCCCACCAGCACCTCGCCACCCCGCCCGACCGGCCCAGGGCCGAGGCCGTGCTCCGCCGCCTCGTGCACAGCGGCGTCACCGCGATCCGCGACATGGCCGACGACGTCCGCCAGGTCGGCGACCTCGCCCGCGCCACCCTGGTCGGCGAGATCCCCGGACCGGACATCCACTACGCCGCCCTGATGGCGGGCCCCGGCTTCTTCGAGGACATCCGCACCCACCAGGTCACCCGCGGCGCCTCCGCCGGGCAGGTCCCCTGGATGCAGGCCGTCACCCCCGGCACCGAGCTGCGCATCGCGGTCGCCCTGGCCCGCGGCACCCACGCCTCGGCGATCAAGGTCTACGCCGACCTCGACGCCGCCACCGTCGCCGCGATCACCGCCGAGGCCCACCGCCAGGGCATCCCCGTCTGGGCGCACGCCGCGGTGTTCCCCGCCACACCCCGCGAGGTGGTCGAGGCCGGCGTCGACGCCGTCTCCCACGTCACCCTGCTCGCCCACCAGGGCGCCCCACGGCCCCTGACGACCTATCGCGACAAGCCGCCCGTCGACCACGCCCGCTTCGCCGCCGGCGACGACCCCGAACTCGCCGGGCTCTTCGCCCTGATGCGCCGCGCCGGCACCGTCCTCGACGCCACGGCCGCCCTCTGGGCCAGCGGCGAGATGACCGGCAGCGGCGACCCCGAGGCCGTCGAACGCGCCCGGCGGACCAGCGACCTCGCCGCCGTCCTCACCGCCCAGGCCCACCGCGCGGGCGTCGCCCTCGCCACCGGCACCGACTACGAGACCCACTGGACGACCCCTTCCCCGCCCTGTTCGAGGAACTCGCCTTCCTCGTCCACCGCTGCGGACTCACCCCGAAGCGGCCCTGCGCTCCGCCACCGCCGTCGGCGCCCGCAGCGCCGGCGCCCACGACCTGCGCGGCACCGTCGAACCAGGCAGGCTCGCCGACCTCGCCGTCTTCGACGAGGACCCGCTCCGGGACATCAAGCACCTGCGCACCGTCCACCTGACCGTCAAGCGCGGCCGCCGCCACGCCCGCGCCGACTTCGAGGCAGGCTGATGACCGACCCCCGCCACCCCCTGATCGTCAACGCGCTCGGACAGCTCGACAACCCCAACGCGCCGCAGTCCGCCGAGGCGGCCGCCGAGCTCAACCCCTCCAGCAACCGACTCACCGTCGACGCCCGTGCCCTGGCCGACGCGCACGCCTCCGGCCTGACCGCCGTCAACATCACCCTCGGCTACACCATGGGCGACCTCCCGCCCTACGAGCACACCCTGGAGGAGCTCGACACCTGGGACGCGATCGTCCGGGCCAACAGCGCCGACCTGCTGCACGTCCGCACCGCCGCCGACATCCACCGGGCCGCCCGCGAGCAGAAGATCGGCATCGTCTACGGCTTCCAGAACGCCGTCGCCGTCGGCGACGACCCGGGCCGCGTCAAGACCTTCGCCGACCGCGGCGTCCGCGTCGTCCAACTCACCTACAACCAGGCCAACCGGCTCGGCGACGGCTCGATGGCACCCGGCAACCGCGGCCTCACCCCGCTCGGCCACCGGATCGTCGAGGCACTCAACGACAGCCGCCTCATGGTCGACCTCTCGCACAGCGGCGAACAGACCTGCCTGGACGCCGCCCGCGCCTCCCGGCAGCCCGTCTCGATCAACCACACCGGCTGCCGGGCCCTGGTCGACCTGCCGCGCAACAAGACCGACGAGGAACTCCGCCTCGTCGCCGACCGCGGCGGCTTCGTCGGCATCTACTTCATGCCCTTCCTCAACTCCACCGGCCACGCCACCGCCGCCGACGTCGTCGAGCACATCCACCACGCCGTCACCATCTGCGGCGAGGACGCCGTCGGCATCGGCACCGACGGCACCGTCACCCCGATCGACGACCTCGACGCCTACCGGGCCACCCTCGCCCACCACGTCGAACTGCGCCGTGCCAGCGGCGTCGGCGCCGCCGGCGAACGCGCCGACACCCTGCCCTTCGTCGAGGACCTGCGCGGCGTAGACCAGTTCCGCGACCTCGCCCGGCTGCTCGAACAGCGCGGCTACCGCTCCGAGCGGATCGAGAAGATCCTCGGCCGCAACTTCACCGCCTACGCCGAACGCATCTGGGGCCCGGCCGCCTGA
- a CDS encoding cation diffusion facilitator family transporter, whose amino-acid sequence MPRCQPGTPRGMSDILPAVDPRPDRPVEAGAPQAGDNAESTLTVVVAGLCNLGIAVAKAVAGVVSGSGAMLAEAAHSFADTVTEVLLFLSLKRSTRPADDAHPFGYGRERYVWALLASFATFIGGAVFSVTDGVRTLLHGEELGSPLASYLVLAVAFVLESVSLSRTVRQVRAESGRLGVSGSRYLRRTPDTAVKAVFLEDVAALIGLVLAFGGVLGTELSGDSAWDGAASLLIGALLAWVAVVLARANASLLIGQALPQSAEDRIAATLRAQPTVRHVVDLVTLVSGPQDVLVAANVAFEEPATARDVERACEDAEKAIRTAHPAVARVYLDPTPSRPSRPTRTGREPERE is encoded by the coding sequence ATGCCGCGGTGCCAACCGGGCACACCCCGGGGCATGTCGGACATACTGCCTGCTGTGGACCCCCGACCCGACCGACCCGTGGAGGCCGGTGCCCCGCAGGCCGGCGACAACGCCGAGAGCACGCTCACCGTGGTCGTCGCCGGGCTGTGCAACCTCGGCATCGCCGTCGCCAAGGCCGTCGCGGGCGTGGTCAGCGGCTCCGGGGCGATGCTCGCCGAGGCCGCGCACTCCTTCGCCGACACCGTCACCGAGGTCCTGCTCTTCCTCAGCCTCAAACGCAGCACCCGGCCCGCAGACGACGCCCACCCCTTCGGCTACGGCCGGGAACGGTACGTCTGGGCGCTGCTCGCCTCCTTCGCCACCTTCATCGGCGGCGCCGTCTTCTCCGTCACCGACGGGGTGCGGACCCTGCTGCACGGCGAGGAACTCGGCAGCCCGCTCGCCTCCTACCTGGTACTCGCCGTCGCCTTCGTCCTCGAGTCCGTCTCGCTCTCCCGGACGGTCCGCCAGGTCCGCGCAGAGTCCGGCCGTCTCGGCGTCTCCGGCAGCCGCTACCTGCGGCGCACCCCCGACACCGCGGTCAAGGCCGTCTTCCTGGAGGACGTCGCCGCGCTGATCGGCCTCGTGCTGGCCTTCGGCGGCGTGCTCGGCACCGAACTGAGCGGCGACTCCGCCTGGGACGGCGCCGCCTCCCTGCTCATCGGGGCCCTGCTCGCCTGGGTGGCCGTCGTGCTCGCCCGCGCCAACGCCTCCCTGCTGATCGGCCAGGCCCTGCCGCAGAGCGCCGAGGACCGGATCGCCGCCACCCTGCGTGCGCAGCCCACCGTCCGGCATGTGGTCGACCTCGTCACCCTGGTCAGCGGACCGCAGGACGTCCTGGTCGCCGCCAATGTCGCCTTCGAGGAACCCGCCACCGCCCGCGACGTCGAGCGCGCCTGCGAGGACGCCGAGAAGGCCATCCGCACCGCCCACCCCGCAGTCGCCCGCGTCTACCTCGACCCCACCCCGAGCCGCCCGAGCCGCCCGACCCGCACCGGCCGCGAACCCGAGCGGGAATGA
- a CDS encoding NAD/NADP transhydrogenase beta subunit, with protein sequence MTYTTAAHAADLVAALLFILSLAGLSQHRTSRAGVAYGIAGMALALVATVVVAAHDISAGAVSLIVVTMAAGGAIGLWRARRVEMTQMPELIAVLHSFVGLAAVLVGWNSYLEVERHGAAQALVGSDLLRIHHAEVFIGIFIGAVTFTGSIVAYLKLSARIKSSPLMLPGRNGLNVAALVAFAALTVWFTVTPGLGLMIAVTVLALALGWHLVASIGGGDMPVVVSMLNSYSGWAAAAAGFLLNNNLLIVTGALVGSSGAYLSYIMCKAMNRSFISVIAGGFGIEAPAAQDAEQGEHRESSAQETAQLLADADSVVITPGYGMAVAQAQHPVAELTRVLRERGVEVRFGVHPVAGRLPGHMNVLLAEARVPYDIVLEMDEINDDLAGTSVVLVIGANDTVNPAAMDDPSSPIAGMPVLRVWEAGHVVVFKRSMASGYAGVQNPLFFRENSSMLFGDAKQSVEAILQALVALDPAAAERRTTAVA encoded by the coding sequence ATGACGTACACGACGGCCGCCCACGCCGCGGACCTGGTTGCCGCACTCCTGTTCATCCTCAGCCTCGCCGGGCTCTCCCAGCACCGGACCTCGCGGGCCGGTGTCGCCTACGGCATCGCCGGTATGGCGCTCGCACTTGTGGCCACCGTGGTGGTCGCGGCGCACGACATCTCGGCGGGCGCGGTCTCGCTGATCGTGGTCACGATGGCCGCGGGCGGTGCGATCGGCCTGTGGCGGGCGCGCCGGGTCGAGATGACGCAGATGCCCGAGCTGATCGCGGTGCTGCACAGCTTCGTCGGCCTGGCCGCGGTGCTGGTGGGCTGGAACAGCTACCTGGAGGTGGAGCGGCACGGCGCGGCGCAGGCCCTGGTCGGGTCGGACCTGCTGCGGATCCACCACGCCGAGGTGTTCATCGGCATCTTCATCGGCGCGGTCACCTTCACCGGCTCGATCGTGGCGTACCTGAAGCTGTCGGCGCGGATCAAGTCGAGCCCGCTGATGCTGCCGGGCCGCAACGGGCTCAACGTCGCGGCGCTGGTGGCGTTCGCGGCGCTGACGGTGTGGTTCACCGTCACTCCCGGGCTCGGCCTGATGATCGCGGTGACGGTGCTGGCGCTGGCGCTGGGCTGGCACCTGGTCGCCTCGATCGGCGGCGGCGACATGCCGGTCGTGGTCTCGATGCTGAACAGCTACTCGGGCTGGGCGGCCGCGGCGGCGGGCTTCCTGCTGAACAACAACCTGCTCATCGTCACGGGTGCGCTGGTGGGCTCCTCCGGTGCGTACCTGTCGTACATCATGTGCAAGGCGATGAACCGGTCGTTCATCTCCGTCATCGCGGGCGGCTTCGGCATCGAGGCGCCGGCCGCGCAGGACGCGGAGCAGGGCGAGCACCGCGAGAGCAGTGCGCAGGAGACCGCCCAGCTGCTGGCCGACGCCGACTCGGTGGTGATCACGCCGGGCTACGGCATGGCCGTGGCACAGGCGCAGCACCCGGTCGCGGAGCTGACCCGGGTGCTGCGGGAGCGCGGTGTGGAGGTCCGGTTCGGGGTGCACCCGGTGGCGGGCCGACTGCCGGGGCACATGAACGTGCTGTTGGCCGAGGCGCGGGTGCCGTACGACATCGTGCTGGAGATGGACGAGATCAACGACGACCTCGCCGGCACCTCGGTGGTCCTGGTGATCGGCGCCAACGACACCGTGAACCCGGCGGCGATGGACGACCCGTCCAGCCCGATCGCGGGCATGCCCGTGCTGCGGGTGTGGGAGGCCGGGCACGTGGTGGTCTTCAAGCGGTCGATGGCGTCTGGTTACGCGGGTGTGCAGAACCCGCTGTTCTTCCGGGAGAACAGCAGCATGCTGTTCGGTGACGCCAAGCAGAGCGTCGAGGCGATCCTGCAGGCCCTGGTCGCGCTCGACCCGGCGGCGGCCGAGCGGCGTACCACGGCCGTCGCCTGA
- a CDS encoding NAD(P) transhydrogenase alpha subunit, whose product MSAHEPADRPPQRLGVVAESATGETRVAATPATVRQLLALGYEVVVESGAGSASGFTDDAYRDAGAQIGEAWHADVVLKVNAPSPEEVARLRDGATLAGLLGPGQNKELLDLLAQRPVTALALDAVPRISRAQSMDVLSSMANIAGYRAVIEAAHVFGRFFTGQVTAAGKVPPAKVLVAGAGVAGLAAIGAASSLGAVVRATDPRPEVADQVRSLGGEFLAVDVEQERSTDGYAKATSADYDRAAAALYSAQAADVDIIITTALIPGRPAPRLVTAEDVASMRPGSVVVDMAAAQGGNVEGTVAGRVVVTDNGVTLIGYTDLASRLPAQASQLFGTNLVNLLKLLTPGKDGRLTLDFEDVVQRAVTVVRDGELTWPPPPVQVSAAPAAAPAAPVAPVTPKPSGLSGRARLGLFGLGMLAMFLLVAFAPAQLAENFTVFTLAVVIGYYVIGKVHHALHTPLMSVTNAISGIVVIGALLQIGHESVAVTVLSAVAILLTSVNIFGGFAVTRRMLGMFSKGR is encoded by the coding sequence ATGTCTGCTCACGAACCGGCCGACCGTCCACCCCAGCGCCTCGGCGTGGTGGCGGAGTCGGCCACCGGCGAGACCAGGGTCGCGGCCACACCGGCCACGGTGCGTCAGCTGCTGGCCCTGGGCTACGAGGTCGTCGTCGAATCCGGGGCCGGGTCGGCCTCGGGGTTCACCGACGACGCCTACCGCGACGCGGGCGCCCAGATCGGCGAGGCCTGGCACGCGGACGTCGTGCTGAAGGTCAACGCGCCCTCCCCCGAGGAGGTCGCCCGGCTGCGCGACGGCGCCACCCTGGCCGGCCTGCTCGGCCCCGGCCAGAACAAGGAGCTGCTCGACCTGCTGGCGCAGCGGCCGGTGACGGCGCTGGCGCTCGACGCGGTGCCGCGCATCTCCCGGGCGCAGTCCATGGACGTGCTCAGCTCGATGGCGAACATCGCCGGCTACCGCGCGGTGATCGAGGCCGCGCACGTCTTCGGCCGGTTCTTCACCGGGCAGGTCACCGCGGCCGGCAAGGTCCCGCCGGCCAAGGTGCTGGTCGCCGGCGCCGGTGTGGCCGGCCTGGCGGCGATCGGCGCGGCGAGCAGCCTGGGCGCGGTGGTCCGGGCGACCGACCCGCGGCCCGAGGTGGCCGACCAGGTGCGCTCACTCGGCGGCGAGTTCCTCGCGGTCGACGTCGAGCAGGAGCGCAGCACCGACGGCTACGCCAAGGCCACCTCGGCGGACTACGACCGGGCGGCCGCCGCGCTGTACAGCGCGCAGGCCGCGGACGTGGACATCATCATCACCACCGCGCTGATCCCGGGCCGTCCGGCGCCGCGGCTGGTCACCGCCGAAGACGTGGCGTCCATGCGGCCGGGCAGTGTCGTGGTCGACATGGCCGCCGCGCAGGGCGGCAACGTCGAGGGCACGGTGGCCGGCCGGGTGGTGGTCACCGACAACGGCGTGACGCTGATCGGCTACACCGACCTCGCCTCGCGGCTGCCGGCCCAGGCGTCGCAGCTGTTCGGCACCAACCTGGTCAACCTGCTGAAGCTGCTCACCCCGGGCAAGGACGGCCGGCTGACCCTGGACTTCGAGGACGTCGTCCAGCGTGCGGTGACGGTCGTCCGGGACGGCGAGCTGACCTGGCCGCCGCCGCCGGTGCAGGTGTCCGCGGCGCCGGCGGCGGCGCCCGCCGCCCCGGTGGCCCCGGTGACTCCGAAGCCGTCCGGGCTGTCCGGCCGGGCGCGGCTGGGGCTGTTCGGACTCGGCATGCTGGCGATGTTCCTGCTGGTCGCCTTCGCACCGGCCCAGCTGGCCGAGAACTTCACGGTGTTCACGCTGGCCGTGGTCATCGGCTACTACGTGATCGGCAAGGTGCACCACGCGCTGCACACGCCGCTGATGTCCGTGACGAACGCGATCTCCGGGATCGTGGTGATCGGCGCGCTGCTGCAGATCGGCCACGAGAGCGTGGCGGTCACCGTGCTGTCGGCGGTGGCGATCCTGCTGACCAGTGTCAACATCTTCGGCGGATTCGCCGTCACCCGCCGCATGCTCGGCATGTTCTCGAAGGGCCGATGA
- a CDS encoding catalase-peroxidase — translation MSENPDAIVTDAKTEGAGGCPVAHGRAPHPTQGGGNRQWWPDQLNLRILAKNPAVANPLGETFDYAAAFKSLDLAAVKRDLAEVLTTSQDWWPADYGNYGPFMIRMAWHSAGTYRISDGRGGAGAGQQRFAPLNSWPDNANLDKARRLLWPVKKKYGQRISWADLMILAGNVALENMGFTTFGFGGGREDVWEPEEDVYWGPEQTWLGDERYTGDRQLENPFGAVQMGLIYVNPEGPNGNPDPIAAARDIRETFRRMAMDDEETVALIAGGHTFGKTHGAGPADSVGADPEDAPLEQQGLGWKSTFRTGKGGDAITSGLEGAWTATPVTWDNSFFETLFGHEWELTKSPAGAHQWKPKDGAGAGTVPDAHDPSKSHAPTMLTTDLSLRLDPVYEPISRRFLENPEAFADAFARAWYKLTHRDMGPVVRYLGPEVPSEVLLWQDPLPPVTHPLVGAAEIAALKSEVLASGLTVGQLVSTAWASASSFRGSDKRGGANGARIRLEPQRSWEANDPEGLAPVLRTLEGIQQSFNAARTGGAQISLADLIVLAGSAAVEQAAKSAGFDVAVSFAPGRTDASQAQTDTESFAALEPAADGFRNYQGKGTRLPAEYLLLDRANLLTLSAPEMTALVGGLRVLGANHQDSPHGVFTATPGTLTNDFFVNLLDLGTTWKSTSEDAHTFEGRDAATGEVKWTGTRADLVFGSNSELRALAEVYASDDAKQKFVEDFVAAWVKVMNLDRFDLS, via the coding sequence ATGTCCGAGAACCCTGACGCAATCGTCACCGACGCCAAGACGGAGGGGGCCGGCGGCTGCCCGGTCGCCCACGGTCGTGCGCCGCACCCGACCCAGGGCGGCGGCAACCGCCAGTGGTGGCCGGACCAGCTCAACCTGAGGATTCTCGCCAAGAACCCGGCCGTGGCCAATCCCCTCGGGGAGACCTTCGACTACGCCGCCGCGTTCAAGAGCCTGGACCTCGCGGCCGTGAAGCGGGACCTCGCCGAGGTGCTGACCACCTCGCAGGACTGGTGGCCGGCCGACTACGGCAACTACGGCCCGTTCATGATCCGGATGGCCTGGCACAGCGCCGGCACGTACCGGATCAGCGACGGTCGCGGCGGCGCCGGCGCGGGCCAGCAGCGCTTCGCCCCGCTCAACAGCTGGCCCGACAACGCCAACCTCGACAAGGCCCGCCGCCTGCTGTGGCCGGTCAAGAAGAAGTACGGCCAGCGGATCTCCTGGGCCGACCTGATGATCCTCGCCGGCAACGTCGCCCTGGAGAACATGGGCTTCACCACCTTCGGCTTCGGCGGCGGCCGCGAGGACGTCTGGGAGCCGGAGGAGGACGTCTACTGGGGCCCCGAGCAGACCTGGCTCGGCGACGAGCGCTACACCGGCGACCGCCAGCTGGAGAACCCGTTCGGCGCGGTCCAGATGGGCCTGATCTACGTCAACCCCGAGGGCCCCAACGGCAACCCGGACCCGATCGCCGCCGCCCGCGACATCCGCGAGACCTTCCGCCGGATGGCGATGGACGACGAGGAGACCGTCGCCCTGATCGCCGGCGGCCACACCTTCGGCAAGACCCACGGCGCCGGCCCGGCGGACAGCGTCGGCGCCGACCCCGAGGACGCCCCGCTGGAGCAGCAGGGCCTCGGCTGGAAGAGCACCTTCCGCACCGGCAAGGGCGGCGACGCGATCACCAGCGGCCTCGAGGGCGCCTGGACGGCCACCCCGGTCACCTGGGACAACAGCTTCTTCGAGACGCTCTTCGGCCACGAGTGGGAGCTCACCAAGAGCCCGGCCGGCGCCCACCAGTGGAAGCCGAAGGACGGCGCGGGCGCGGGCACCGTCCCCGACGCGCACGACCCCTCGAAGAGCCACGCCCCGACCATGCTCACCACCGACCTGTCGCTGCGCCTCGACCCGGTGTACGAGCCGATCTCCCGCCGCTTCCTGGAGAACCCGGAGGCCTTCGCCGACGCCTTCGCCCGGGCCTGGTACAAGCTCACCCACCGCGACATGGGCCCGGTGGTGCGCTACCTCGGACCGGAGGTGCCGTCCGAGGTGCTGCTCTGGCAGGACCCGCTGCCGCCGGTGACCCACCCGCTGGTCGGCGCCGCGGAGATCGCCGCCCTGAAGTCCGAGGTCCTCGCCTCCGGCCTGACGGTCGGCCAGCTGGTCTCCACCGCCTGGGCGTCGGCGTCCTCCTTCCGCGGCAGCGACAAGCGCGGCGGCGCCAACGGCGCCCGGATCCGCCTGGAGCCGCAGCGGAGCTGGGAGGCCAACGACCCGGAGGGCCTGGCGCCGGTGCTGCGCACCCTGGAGGGCATCCAGCAGTCCTTCAACGCCGCCCGTACCGGCGGCGCGCAGATCTCGCTCGCCGACCTGATCGTGCTCGCCGGCTCCGCAGCCGTCGAGCAGGCCGCGAAGTCGGCCGGCTTCGACGTCGCGGTCTCCTTCGCGCCGGGCCGCACGGACGCCTCCCAGGCGCAGACCGACACCGAGTCGTTCGCCGCCCTGGAGCCGGCCGCCGACGGGTTCCGCAACTACCAGGGCAAGGGCACCCGGCTGCCGGCCGAGTACCTGCTGCTCGACCGGGCGAACCTGCTGACGCTGAGCGCCCCGGAGATGACGGCCCTGGTCGGCGGCCTGCGCGTGCTGGGCGCCAACCACCAGGACTCGCCGCACGGCGTGTTCACCGCCACCCCCGGCACGCTCACCAACGACTTCTTCGTCAACCTGCTCGACCTGGGCACGACCTGGAAGTCCACCTCCGAGGACGCCCACACCTTCGAGGGCCGCGACGCCGCGACCGGCGAGGTCAAGTGGACCGGCACCCGGGCCGACCTGGTGTTCGGCTCGAACTCGGAGCTGCGCGCGCTCGCCGAGGTCTACGCGAGCGACGACGCGAAGCAGAAGTTCGTCGAGGACTTCGTCGCGGCCTGGGTCAAGGTGATGAACCTGGACCGCTTCGACCTCTCCTGA
- a CDS encoding Fur family ferric uptake transcriptional regulator, which produces MSDLLQRLRDRGWRLTAQRRVVAQVLDGDHIHYTADEIHARAVEMLPEISRATVYNTLGELVSLGEVIEVSTDGRAKRYDPNAHHAHQHLVCQSCGTIRDVHPTGDPMAGLPEAERFGFTLSGVEVTYRGLCPSCANPQ; this is translated from the coding sequence ATGAGTGACCTGCTGCAACGACTCCGGGACCGCGGCTGGCGGCTGACCGCGCAGCGACGGGTCGTCGCCCAGGTCCTGGACGGCGACCACATCCACTACACGGCCGACGAGATCCACGCCCGCGCGGTGGAAATGCTGCCCGAGATCAGCCGTGCCACGGTCTACAACACGCTGGGCGAGCTGGTCTCGCTCGGCGAGGTGATCGAGGTGAGCACCGACGGGCGGGCGAAGCGGTACGACCCGAACGCCCACCACGCCCACCAGCACCTGGTCTGCCAGTCCTGCGGCACCATCCGCGACGTCCACCCGACCGGCGACCCGATGGCCGGCCTGCCCGAGGCCGAGCGCTTCGGATTCACCCTTTCGGGTGTGGAGGTCACGTACCGCGGCCTCTGCCCCTCCTGCGCGAACCCGCAGTAG
- a CDS encoding NadR type nicotinamide-nucleotide adenylyltransferase has protein sequence MSAAAPAAGRFAHGLVIGKFYPPHAGHHFLVRAAADACERVTVVVMAAACESIPLADRVAWIREHWVGEPHVAVAGIADDLPVDYDSAEVWAGHVALMREAVAAAPPARPVDAVFSSEPYGTELARRFGAAPVLLDVPRDTFAVSGTKVRADPLAHWDDLEPPVRAWFTRRVVVLGAESGTTTLSRDLAAALRGRGGPHAATRWVPEYGRELTAAKLAVARGLAGPGGPPPTVFDLEWTDADFELVGRRQNEAEERAARSGGPVLVCDTDTLATTVWQERYRGRATGPVRRLAEGLPPRALYLLTSDEGVAFDDDGLRDGEHLRPWMTGRFREVLTAAGVPWLELRGDRAERLARALRAVDTVLAEGWGLADPLG, from the coding sequence ATGAGCGCCGCCGCACCCGCCGCCGGCCGGTTCGCCCACGGCCTGGTGATCGGCAAGTTCTACCCGCCGCACGCAGGCCACCACTTCCTGGTCCGGGCGGCCGCGGACGCCTGCGAGCGGGTCACGGTGGTCGTCATGGCGGCCGCCTGCGAGTCGATACCGCTGGCCGACCGCGTCGCCTGGATCCGCGAGCACTGGGTCGGCGAGCCGCACGTCGCGGTCGCCGGGATCGCCGACGACCTGCCGGTGGACTACGACAGCGCCGAGGTCTGGGCCGGGCACGTGGCCCTGATGCGCGAGGCCGTGGCCGCCGCGCCGCCCGCCCGGCCGGTCGACGCGGTGTTCAGCTCGGAGCCGTACGGCACCGAGCTCGCCCGCCGGTTCGGCGCGGCGCCCGTCCTGCTGGACGTGCCGCGGGACACCTTCGCCGTCTCCGGCACCAAGGTCCGGGCCGACCCGCTCGCCCACTGGGACGACCTGGAGCCGCCGGTGCGGGCCTGGTTCACCCGACGGGTGGTGGTACTCGGCGCCGAGTCCGGCACCACCACTCTCTCCCGTGACCTGGCGGCCGCCCTCCGCGGCCGCGGCGGCCCGCACGCGGCGACCCGCTGGGTGCCCGAGTACGGCCGGGAGCTGACCGCCGCGAAGCTCGCCGTCGCCCGCGGTCTCGCCGGCCCCGGCGGGCCGCCGCCGACCGTGTTCGACCTGGAGTGGACGGACGCCGACTTCGAGCTCGTCGGCCGCCGGCAGAACGAGGCCGAGGAGCGCGCCGCCCGTTCCGGCGGGCCGGTGCTGGTCTGCGACACCGACACCCTGGCCACCACCGTCTGGCAGGAGCGCTACCGGGGGCGCGCCACCGGGCCCGTCCGCCGGCTCGCCGAGGGCCTGCCGCCGCGCGCGCTGTACCTGCTCACCTCGGACGAGGGCGTGGCCTTCGACGACGACGGGCTGCGCGACGGCGAGCACCTGCGGCCGTGGATGACCGGCCGCTTCCGCGAGGTACTGACGGCCGCGGGCGTGCCGTGGCTGGAACTGCGCGGGGACCGGGCCGAGCGGCTGGCGCGGGCACTGCGCGCCGTCGACACCGTGCTCGCCGAGGGCTGGGGGCTGGCCGACCCGCTGGGCTGA